In the Engraulis encrasicolus isolate BLACKSEA-1 chromosome 9, IST_EnEncr_1.0, whole genome shotgun sequence genome, one interval contains:
- the LOC134456109 gene encoding perforin-1-like → MQGLQTVLSPLLLVLLSNLYIVHTCRVGSWQECDDAPFIPGHNLAGEGFDVVTMQHKGAYVLDLQTYLTLGDTCTLCENPLMGNELQKLPLSVIDWRAFTNCKQELSAAVLSTATSVAESTTSSIENDWTVGLDLGDMAGMTVGGSHSSTTEYATTQSKVHKSAFASNQLTCAHYSYRVPNKPTLSLEFRRHIQSLPAEYTYETEYLYNRFIDTYGTHYIQKVRLGGRLRRLTSIRSCLATVNGYSAEQAKDCIKTGLSIGLGHVDANTTTSNCKSLLENVDTQTQSQLSYLSHITEVVGGIKWPGEVSLSKNDSTEYRSWTQSLTKVPDLISYSLLPLHELVVNKVIRENVKETVKRYLVDNAVPKEPPTPQCTGKPNLSPECCPLSPKKGRLTVTVNRAWSLGAGLDGPSGGSPDPYVKVKYWNKFHQTDYILDTEDPTWNIAYDLGHVEAHHPLKLEFWDKDVTYDDHLGTCTTTLTEGSHANSCGIAAGGFSYSYSLTCDPYLTGDECSRYKENQKEATEGRWRPYVLAENA, encoded by the exons ATGCAGGG GTTACAGACTGTGCTGTCACCCTTGCTCCTGGTCCTGCTGAGTAACCTGTATATCGTCCACACATGCAGAGTTGGGAGTTGGCAGGAATGTGATGATGCCCCATTTATTCCCGGCCACAACCTTGCTGGAGAGGGCTTTGATGTTGTTACTATGCAACACAAGGGGGCATACGTGCTGGATCTCCAGACATATCTGACCCTTGGTGACACCTGCACACTGTGTGAAAACCCACTAATGGGCAATGAGTTGCAAAAGCTCCCACTGTCTGTGATAGACTGGCGAGCTTTTACCAACTGTAAGCAGGAGCTTTCTGCTGCAGTGCTCAGTACAGCCACTAGTGTAGCAGAGAGTACCACCTCTTCCATAGAGAATGACTGGACAGTGGGGCTGGACTTGGGTGACATGGCAGGTATGACTGTAGGGGGCAGCCATTCCAGTACTACAGAATATGCTACCACCCAGTCTAAAGTACACAAGTCAGCCTTTGCTTCAAATCAGCTAACGTGTGCTCATTACAG TTATCGGGTTCCAAACAAGCCCACCCTCAGCTTGGAATTCAGAAGGCACATTCAGTCTCTTCCGGCAGAGTACACCTACGAAACTGAATACCTCTACAATCGCTTCATCGACACGTACGGCACCCACTACATTCAGAAGGTGCGTCTCGGAGGACGTCTGCGCCGTCTCACCTCCATCCGCTCATGTCTGGCCACTGTCAATGGTTACTCTGCTGAACAGGCCAAGGACTGCATCAAAACTGGACTTTCCATTGGCTTAGGGCATGTAGATGCGAATACAACCACCAGCAATTGCAAATCACTTTTAGAAAATGTGGACACTCAAACCCAGTCCCAGCTGTCTTACCTGAGCCATATTACTGAGGTGGTGGGTGGCATTAAGTGGCCTGGAGAGGTCTCCCTCAGTAAAAATGACTCTACAGAGTACCGAAGCTGGACGCAGAGCCTCACGAAGGTCCCTGACCTCATCTCCTACTCCCTGCTTCCTCTTCATGAGCTAGTTGTTAACAAGGTAATAAGAGAAAATGTGAAGGAGACAGTGAAGAGGTATCTTGTAGACAATGCTGTGCCTAAAGagccccccactccacagtgcacCGGCAAGCCCAACCTCTCCCCTGAGTGCTGCCCTCTGTCCCCAAAGAAGGGCAGACTCACAGTAACCGTCAACAGGGCATGGAGTCTGGGGGCTGGTCTGGATGGTCCCTCTGGAGGGTCACCTGATCCCTATGTCAAGGTGAAGTACTGGAACAAGTTCCATCAGACAGACTACATCCTTGACACTGAAGACCCTACCTGGAACATAGCATATGATCTTGGCCACGTCGAAGCACACCATCCCCTCAAACTTGAATTTTGGGACAAAGATGTGACGTATGATGACCACCTTGGAACATGCACTACCACTCTAACTGAGGGCTCCCACGCCAATAGTTGTGGTATTGCAGCGGGAGGTTTCTCATACTCCTATAGCCTTACCTGCGACCCATACCTAACAGGTGATGAGTGTTCTCGCTATAAAGAAAACCAAAAAGAAGCAACTGAGGGTCGCTGGCGACCGTAtgtacttgctgaaaatgcttaa